The following coding sequences are from one Candidatus Borkfalkia ceftriaxoniphila window:
- a CDS encoding radical SAM protein, which produces MDIGLFDVDSRNFPNLPLMKISAWHKAQGDNVEFVLPLKHYDKIYVSKVFGDEFSQMSDYCLQADEIVFGGTGFAITVENGKEVYHKDRDPNLPDEIEHIYPDYSLYPELTKGKAFGFLTRGCCNNCDFCIVSKKEGMCSKKVADLSEFWRGQKEIVLLDANILAYKDRIELLEQLADSKAYVDFTQGLDARFITEDVARALAKVKKSVVHFAFDFMKNEAAILRGLNIYRRYNKINDKDSVYILTNFNTTVDEDLYRVRKVQEIGFLPDVRIYRKTTAPQILRDLQRWANNRILYRTTSFMNYIPRSDGKRIKDLYFNGAIKNETDGRRKISIQ; this is translated from the coding sequence ATGGATATAGGATTGTTTGATGTTGATAGCCGTAATTTTCCGAATTTGCCTCTTATGAAAATATCCGCGTGGCATAAAGCGCAGGGTGATAATGTGGAATTTGTGCTTCCGCTTAAACACTACGATAAAATCTATGTTTCAAAAGTGTTTGGCGACGAGTTTTCGCAAATGTCCGATTATTGCTTACAGGCGGACGAAATTGTTTTCGGGGGTACAGGGTTTGCGATTACGGTCGAGAACGGAAAAGAAGTTTACCACAAAGACCGCGACCCGAATTTGCCCGATGAGATAGAACACATTTATCCTGATTATTCGCTCTATCCCGAACTCACGAAAGGAAAAGCGTTCGGTTTTCTTACGCGAGGTTGCTGCAATAACTGTGATTTTTGTATTGTTTCAAAGAAAGAGGGAATGTGCAGTAAAAAGGTTGCCGACCTTTCCGAGTTTTGGAGAGGACAGAAAGAAATCGTACTGCTCGACGCAAATATTCTTGCCTACAAAGACAGAATAGAGTTGCTCGAACAGCTTGCAGACAGCAAAGCATATGTTGATTTTACCCAAGGGCTTGACGCTCGATTTATAACGGAAGATGTCGCGCGGGCATTGGCAAAAGTTAAAAAGTCTGTTGTTCATTTTGCTTTTGATTTTATGAAAAATGAAGCGGCGATTTTACGCGGGCTGAATATTTATCGCAGATACAATAAAATAAATGATAAGGACAGCGTATATATTCTGACGAACTTTAATACGACGGTAGACGAAGATTTATACCGTGTCCGTAAAGTGCAGGAAATCGGCTTTTTGCCCGATGTGCGGATATACCGTAAAACGACAGCCCCGCAAATATTGCGCGATCTGCAACGATGGGCGAATAATCGTATTTTATACCGCACTACTTCGTTTATGAATTATATTCCGCGTAGCGACGGTAAAAGGATAAAAGATTTATATTTTAATGGAGCGATAAAAAATGAAACGGACGGTAGAAGAAAAATATCAATACAATAA
- a CDS encoding rolling circle replication-associated protein, producing MEATALQPYYGNDCPFNKTYKIYSDGSHYIARPQVKGIARKYKKRPQTEIDVLFDEFYKVGVRSVLDEKDKSIETRTAKLVPFILTGLEDYFPYYPDLEKYVRENVERKERNAWQREKRFRRKAYLNKWNFFVTFTYSNRKHTEETFKRKLRKCLANLATRRGWRFMGVPERGEKTNRLHYHFLVYIPRGEMVGVLTKKRDYSMKTGKLEETFSNSFFERKFGRNDFEELNVMEMKSGEAVGYLLKYLRKTGERVIYSRGIPTEIEKRLDESVFAAAFENDNACRQVLFDNVIEWKRDIYPLTRQREPIAA from the coding sequence ATGGAGGCAACGGCATTACAGCCCTATTATGGCAACGATTGTCCTTTTAATAAGACATATAAGATATACAGCGACGGCAGTCATTACATAGCCCGCCCGCAAGTAAAAGGCATAGCACGAAAATACAAGAAACGCCCGCAGACGGAAATAGACGTGCTTTTCGACGAATTTTATAAGGTCGGCGTGCGCAGCGTGTTGGACGAAAAGGATAAATCTATCGAGACACGCACCGCGAAGTTGGTACCGTTTATTTTGACGGGGTTGGAAGATTATTTTCCGTATTACCCCGATTTGGAAAAGTATGTCCGCGAGAACGTGGAACGGAAAGAGCGGAACGCTTGGCAGCGGGAAAAGCGGTTCCGCAGAAAAGCGTATCTGAACAAGTGGAATTTTTTCGTTACATTTACATACAGCAATCGGAAGCACACGGAAGAAACATTCAAAAGGAAGCTGCGGAAATGCCTTGCAAATCTGGCAACGCGGCGTGGCTGGCGGTTTATGGGCGTACCCGAACGCGGGGAGAAAACAAACCGCCTGCACTATCATTTTTTAGTATATATCCCGCGAGGGGAAATGGTCGGAGTGCTTACGAAAAAGAGAGATTACAGCATGAAAACGGGAAAGTTGGAAGAAACTTTTTCCAACAGTTTTTTCGAGCGGAAGTTCGGAAGAAACGATTTTGAGGAGTTAAACGTTATGGAAATGAAAAGCGGCGAAGCGGTTGGCTATCTGCTGAAATATTTGCGCAAGACGGGGGAACGTGTTATATACAGCCGTGGCATACCCACGGAAATCGAAAAACGGCTCGACGAAAGCGTGTTTGCGGCGGCGTTTGAAAACGACAATGCTTGCCGGCAAGTGCTGTTCGATAATGTAATCGAATGGAAACGGGATATATACCCGCTTACGCGGCAGCGAGAGCCGATAGCGGCGTAG
- a CDS encoding DDE-type integrase/transposase/recombinase encodes MNERSLIRRWNYPYSPKEKEKALKLLQRSNVRFVAHRYHCTVQTVYRWKRKYDGTLESLANGSHRPHTMHPNAQTDEEKKHIADLVRRNPNIGLNELYGKLRLHYAYKRNPATLYRYLRRCGFYEHKRKYIPYKPKPYDTPEHIGVKWQFDVKHVPKECAASSVLEDEHFYQYTVIDETTRERFIYPYREQIADNSVDCIRRAILFFGYKPQIIQTDNGSEFTFTQKVKGGRQHTFDKFCEEQGIEHKTIKPRTPRHNGKVERSHRSDNERFYKYLRFHSFDDLKTQMKAYLRRSNNIPMSVLKSKDGKRKWLTPKEKRRELLLLDWGVIE; translated from the coding sequence ATGAACGAAAGAAGTTTAATAAGGCGGTGGAATTATCCGTATTCCCCGAAAGAAAAGGAAAAGGCATTGAAGCTGTTACAGCGTTCAAACGTGCGTTTCGTTGCACACAGATACCACTGCACCGTTCAGACGGTCTATCGTTGGAAACGGAAATACGACGGCACGTTGGAAAGCCTTGCGAACGGTTCCCACCGTCCGCACACTATGCATCCGAACGCGCAGACGGACGAGGAGAAAAAGCATATCGCCGACTTAGTTCGTCGTAACCCGAATATAGGGCTGAATGAGTTGTACGGGAAACTGCGGCTGCATTACGCATATAAGCGTAACCCCGCAACGCTCTACCGCTATTTGCGGCGCTGCGGTTTTTACGAGCATAAGCGGAAGTACATACCGTACAAGCCGAAGCCGTATGATACGCCCGAACATATCGGCGTAAAATGGCAATTTGACGTAAAGCACGTTCCGAAAGAGTGCGCGGCAAGTTCCGTACTCGAAGATGAGCATTTTTATCAATATACCGTGATAGACGAAACCACGCGCGAGCGGTTTATATATCCCTATCGGGAACAGATAGCGGATAACTCGGTCGATTGCATACGGCGGGCGATTTTGTTTTTCGGCTATAAGCCGCAAATCATACAGACGGACAACGGTTCGGAATTTACGTTTACACAGAAAGTGAAAGGCGGGCGGCAGCATACCTTTGACAAGTTCTGCGAGGAACAAGGCATTGAGCATAAAACGATAAAGCCGCGAACGCCCCGGCATAACGGAAAAGTCGAACGCTCCCACCGCTCGGACAACGAACGCTTTTACAAGTACTTGCGGTTTCATTCCTTTGATGATTTGAAAACGCAGATGAAAGCGTACCTGCGGCGGTCGAACAATATCCCGATGAGCGTACTCAAAAGCAAGGACGGAAAAAGGAAGTGGCTCACGCCGAAAGAAAAGCGACGGGAATTACTCCTGCTCGATTGGGGCGTAATTGAATAG
- a CDS encoding V-type ATP synthase subunit D, whose amino-acid sequence MARLNKNPTRMELKKLKARLKTAQRGHKLLKDKTDEMVRRFSVLAREIKKLRAETEGDVVRVLKQFSLARGLMPKKDIELLFSMPSVSVEPGCGLGNFMNLEVPKIVLEERKDASSPLPYSYVDVTSEADYAVELAGEVLDKLVRLAEQEKILRMLAVEIERSKRRVNALEYVLIPDLEETIRYISMKLEENERAGLTRLMKVKDMIEAKNANQ is encoded by the coding sequence TTGGCAAGGCTCAATAAAAATCCCACGCGCATGGAGTTGAAGAAACTGAAAGCACGGCTCAAAACGGCGCAGCGCGGACACAAGTTATTGAAAGACAAGACCGACGAAATGGTGCGGCGCTTTTCCGTGCTCGCGCGCGAGATCAAAAAACTTCGCGCCGAAACGGAAGGGGACGTCGTGCGCGTTCTGAAACAGTTTTCGCTGGCGCGCGGACTGATGCCCAAAAAGGACATCGAACTTTTGTTTTCCATGCCCTCCGTTTCCGTCGAGCCCGGGTGCGGCCTCGGCAACTTCATGAATCTGGAAGTGCCGAAGATCGTTCTGGAAGAGCGCAAAGACGCATCTTCTCCGCTGCCTTATTCCTATGTGGACGTCACCAGCGAGGCGGACTACGCCGTGGAACTTGCCGGCGAAGTACTCGATAAACTCGTGCGGCTCGCGGAACAGGAAAAGATCCTGCGCATGCTCGCCGTGGAGATCGAACGGAGCAAGCGGCGCGTCAACGCGCTGGAGTACGTGCTCATTCCCGATCTGGAGGAAACCATCCGCTATATTTCCATGAAACTGGAAGAAAACGAGCGCGCGGGGTTGACGCGGTTGATGAAAGTCAAGGATATGATCGAGGCAAAGAACGCAAATCAATAA
- a CDS encoding V-type ATP synthase subunit B, whose amino-acid sequence MFKEYKTIKEVVGPLLLVEGVEGVKYNELVEIVQKDGEVRHGKVLEVHRDKALVQLFESSQGLQISTSRAKFLGRSLELSVSEDMLGRVFDGMGRPRDGSAPVIADKRMDVNGEPLNPAARDYPNEFIQTGVSAIDGLNTLVRGQKLPVFSMSGLPHAEFAAQIARQARVLKGDEKFAVVFAAIGITYEEAEYFVQDFKKTGAISRTVLFTNLANDPAIERIATPRMALTAAEYLAYELGMHVLVILTDITNYCEALREVSAARKEVPGRRGYPGYLYTDLASLYERAGRIRGKQGSITQIPILTMPEDDKTHPIPDLTGYITEGQIILSRELYKKGVNPPVDVLPSLSRLKDKGIGAGKTREDHADTMNQLFSAYARGKEAKELSAILGEAVLSKIDKLYADFAEKFEKEYVSQGFSANRSIEETLDLGWKLLSGLPKSELKRIKEQYIEKYYRE is encoded by the coding sequence ATGTTTAAAGAGTACAAGACCATCAAAGAAGTCGTCGGGCCTCTCCTTCTGGTGGAGGGCGTCGAGGGCGTGAAGTACAACGAACTCGTGGAGATCGTGCAAAAGGACGGCGAAGTCCGTCACGGAAAAGTGCTGGAAGTGCACCGCGACAAGGCGCTCGTGCAGTTGTTCGAAAGTTCGCAGGGCTTGCAGATCTCAACCAGCCGCGCCAAATTTCTGGGGCGCAGCCTGGAACTTTCCGTTTCCGAAGATATGCTCGGCCGCGTGTTCGACGGCATGGGGCGCCCGCGCGACGGGAGCGCGCCCGTCATTGCAGATAAGCGCATGGACGTGAACGGGGAACCGCTCAATCCCGCGGCGCGCGATTATCCCAACGAGTTTATCCAGACGGGCGTTTCCGCCATCGACGGACTGAATACGCTCGTGCGCGGACAGAAACTGCCCGTGTTCAGCATGAGCGGTCTGCCGCACGCAGAATTTGCGGCGCAGATCGCGCGGCAGGCTCGCGTGCTGAAAGGCGACGAAAAATTCGCCGTCGTGTTCGCCGCCATCGGCATCACGTACGAAGAGGCAGAATATTTCGTGCAGGATTTCAAAAAGACGGGCGCGATCTCGCGCACGGTGCTCTTTACCAATCTTGCCAACGATCCCGCCATCGAGCGTATCGCCACGCCGCGCATGGCGCTCACCGCGGCGGAATACCTCGCTTACGAACTGGGGATGCACGTTCTCGTCATTCTCACCGATATCACCAACTACTGCGAGGCGCTGCGCGAAGTTTCGGCGGCGCGCAAGGAAGTGCCGGGGCGGCGCGGCTACCCGGGGTATCTGTATACCGACCTCGCCTCGCTCTATGAGCGCGCGGGGCGCATCCGCGGCAAACAAGGCTCCATTACGCAGATCCCCATTCTCACCATGCCCGAGGACGACAAGACGCACCCCATTCCCGATCTTACGGGCTATATCACCGAGGGGCAGATCATCTTGTCGCGCGAACTGTATAAAAAGGGCGTGAACCCGCCCGTCGACGTGCTGCCTTCCCTCTCCCGTTTAAAGGATAAGGGCATCGGCGCGGGCAAGACGCGCGAAGACCACGCGGACACGATGAACCAACTGTTTTCGGCGTATGCGCGCGGCAAGGAAGCGAAGGAACTTTCCGCGATCTTGGGCGAGGCGGTCCTCTCCAAGATCGACAAGTTGTACGCGGATTTTGCCGAAAAGTTCGAAAAAGAATATGTTTCGCAAGGTTTTTCTGCCAACCGTTCCATCGAAGAAACGCTTGATCTCGGGTGGAAACTTTTGAGCGGGCTGCCGAAATCGGAACTCAAACGCATCAAAGAACAATATATCGAAAAGTACTATCGGGAGTAA
- a CDS encoding V-type ATP synthase subunit A, translating into MKGKIIKVSGPLIVAENMADSKMYDVVRVSEKKLIGEIIELRGDQASIQVYEETSGLGPGEEVESTGAPLSVELAPGVIGEIFDGIQRPLERIFESYGDRITRGISMTNLDHEKIWRFEPCVEAGDEVQSGDFLGTVQETSIVAHKIMVPYGVQGKIVRIEKGDFNITETIAVVSTEKGEREICMLQRWPVRKGRPYREKMTPDMPMITGQRVIDTLFPIAKGGVAAVPGPFGSGKTVVQHQLAKWADADIIVYIGCGERGNEMTDVLNEFPALKDPKTGEPLMKRTVLIANTSDMPVAAREASIYTGITIAEYFRDMGMNVAIMADSTSRWAEALREMSGRLEEMPGEEGYPAYLSSRLAEFYERAGIVRTLGKDGRVGSVTAIGAVSPAGGDLSEPVSQATLRIVKVFWGLSANLAYKRHFPAIDWLVSYSLYADRLSDWYTLHASNDFIKLRAFAMHVLQEEAELDEIVRLIGADSLSGRDRMTMETAKIIREDFLHQNAFHETDTYTSIAKQCKMLRLIYDFNRLGLEAVEKGARLDDVLELPVREKIGRAKYIEEKDLARFDEISKEMNEAMHGLGGGEHV; encoded by the coding sequence ATGAAAGGAAAGATCATTAAAGTATCGGGCCCGCTGATCGTGGCGGAAAACATGGCGGACAGCAAGATGTACGACGTCGTGCGCGTCAGCGAAAAGAAACTGATCGGCGAGATCATCGAACTGCGCGGCGATCAGGCGTCCATTCAGGTCTATGAAGAAACTTCGGGCTTAGGTCCCGGGGAAGAAGTGGAGAGCACGGGCGCGCCGCTGTCGGTGGAACTCGCGCCGGGCGTCATCGGCGAAATTTTCGACGGGATACAAAGGCCTTTGGAACGCATTTTTGAATCGTACGGCGACCGCATCACCCGCGGCATTTCCATGACCAATCTCGATCACGAGAAGATCTGGCGGTTCGAGCCGTGCGTAGAGGCCGGCGACGAAGTGCAAAGCGGCGATTTTTTGGGTACCGTACAGGAAACGTCCATCGTCGCGCATAAGATCATGGTGCCTTACGGCGTGCAGGGTAAGATCGTCAGAATCGAAAAAGGCGATTTCAATATTACCGAGACGATCGCCGTCGTTTCTACCGAAAAGGGCGAGCGCGAGATCTGTATGCTGCAACGCTGGCCCGTCAGAAAGGGGCGGCCTTACCGCGAAAAAATGACGCCCGATATGCCCATGATCACGGGGCAGCGCGTCATAGACACGCTCTTTCCCATCGCCAAGGGCGGCGTCGCCGCCGTCCCCGGGCCGTTCGGCAGCGGCAAGACGGTGGTGCAGCATCAGTTGGCGAAATGGGCGGACGCGGATATCATCGTCTATATCGGATGCGGCGAGCGCGGCAACGAGATGACTGACGTTCTCAACGAGTTTCCCGCCCTCAAAGATCCCAAAACGGGCGAGCCGCTGATGAAACGCACGGTCCTCATCGCGAATACTTCCGATATGCCCGTGGCGGCGCGCGAGGCGTCCATTTATACGGGCATCACCATCGCGGAATATTTCCGCGATATGGGCATGAACGTCGCCATCATGGCGGATTCGACTTCCCGCTGGGCGGAGGCTCTGCGCGAAATGAGCGGAAGATTGGAGGAGATGCCCGGCGAGGAGGGCTATCCCGCCTATCTTTCCAGCCGTCTGGCGGAATTTTACGAGCGCGCGGGCATCGTCCGCACGCTGGGAAAAGACGGGCGCGTCGGCTCGGTCACGGCGATCGGCGCGGTCTCGCCCGCGGGCGGCGATCTTTCCGAACCCGTGTCGCAGGCGACGCTGCGCATCGTTAAGGTCTTTTGGGGGCTTTCGGCGAATCTCGCCTATAAGCGCCACTTCCCTGCCATCGACTGGCTGGTGAGTTACTCTCTGTACGCCGACCGACTGTCTGACTGGTATACATTGCACGCGTCCAACGATTTCATCAAACTGCGCGCGTTCGCCATGCACGTATTGCAGGAAGAGGCGGAACTCGACGAGATCGTGCGCCTCATCGGCGCGGACTCGCTCTCGGGACGCGACCGCATGACCATGGAAACGGCGAAGATCATCCGCGAAGACTTTCTCCATCAGAACGCCTTTCACGAAACGGATACCTATACTTCCATCGCCAAACAGTGTAAAATGCTGCGGCTCATCTATGATTTCAACCGCTTGGGGCTGGAAGCCGTGGAAAAGGGCGCGCGCCTCGACGACGTTCTGGAACTTCCCGTCCGCGAAAAGATCGGCCGCGCGAAATACATCGAGGAAAAGGATCTTGCCCGTTTCGACGAGATATCCAAAGAAATGAACGAAGCCATGCACGGGCTCGGCGGAGGGGAACATGTTTAA
- a CDS encoding V-type ATP synthase subunit F: MKGKTAIIGDGDSILVFKAIGMDAYSAASPEKARELLHTLSKEYQIIYVTDVLAKEIDDTISRFVESPYPVVIPVPSMNGSNGYGFEILKRETERALGIDILSQEEKKNEQ; this comes from the coding sequence ATGAAGGGTAAAACGGCGATCATCGGGGACGGGGACAGCATTCTGGTTTTTAAGGCGATCGGCATGGACGCGTACAGCGCGGCATCGCCCGAGAAAGCGCGGGAATTGCTGCATACCCTTTCCAAAGAATATCAGATCATCTACGTCACGGACGTTTTGGCAAAAGAGATCGACGATACGATCTCGCGTTTTGTGGAAAGCCCGTATCCAGTCGTGATCCCCGTTCCGTCCATGAACGGGAGCAACGGCTACGGATTCGAAATATTAAAGAGGGAGACCGAGCGCGCGTTGGGGATAGATATCCTTTCGCAAGAGGAGAAGAAGAACGAGCAATGA
- a CDS encoding V0D/AC39 family V-type ATPase subunit yields the protein MTNAIFANARASALQASLLGADRLNRMVDCASGDDALKILSEVNFGNGVTVASALEADLLIEAEERRYTAFVRETAPSEALCRYLLAEYDYHNAEAIVRSKYLKTDCAPMLGADGFYRADKMRDNIYADKYDLFPAPLSAACREADALFLSGQANGQNIAILFRRALYADRAALSKKEKTLGKINRRKADAANIAVALRARNFAKTMKMRVEGGSLTDENLRVLAEETPEKIRENSRFSALGKLIGAALDDFAEGRPLVGFERLADGAALSSLKKERYEAEGVQPFVRYCFYKQAELSNVRIILSGLNNQIEKNAVRARIRETYEG from the coding sequence ATGACGAACGCTATCTTTGCCAACGCGCGGGCGTCTGCGCTGCAAGCGTCGCTTCTGGGCGCGGATCGGCTCAACCGAATGGTAGACTGCGCCTCGGGGGACGACGCGCTGAAAATACTGTCGGAAGTGAATTTCGGGAACGGCGTTACCGTTGCATCCGCGCTTGAAGCCGACCTTCTCATCGAGGCGGAAGAGCGGCGTTATACCGCGTTCGTGCGCGAAACGGCGCCGAGCGAGGCGCTGTGCCGTTATCTTCTGGCGGAATACGATTACCACAACGCCGAAGCGATCGTGCGGAGCAAGTATCTGAAAACAGACTGCGCGCCCATGCTGGGCGCGGACGGGTTTTACCGCGCCGATAAAATGCGGGACAATATTTATGCGGATAAATACGATCTTTTCCCCGCGCCGCTTTCCGCGGCGTGCAGGGAGGCGGACGCGCTTTTCCTTTCGGGGCAGGCGAACGGGCAGAATATCGCGATCCTGTTCCGCCGTGCGCTGTATGCCGACCGCGCGGCTTTGAGCAAAAAGGAAAAGACGCTCGGTAAGATCAACCGCCGAAAAGCGGACGCGGCGAATATCGCCGTGGCGCTCCGCGCGCGGAACTTTGCGAAGACGATGAAAATGCGCGTCGAAGGCGGCTCTTTGACGGACGAAAATTTGCGCGTTCTGGCGGAGGAGACGCCCGAAAAGATACGCGAAAACAGCCGTTTTTCGGCTTTGGGCAAACTGATCGGCGCCGCGCTCGATGATTTTGCCGAGGGAAGACCGCTCGTCGGGTTCGAGCGGCTCGCGGACGGCGCCGCGCTCTCCTCTTTGAAAAAAGAGCGATACGAAGCGGAGGGCGTACAGCCTTTCGTCCGCTATTGTTTTTATAAACAAGCGGAACTTTCCAACGTGCGCATCATCTTGTCGGGGCTGAACAATCAGATCGAAAAAAATGCCGTTAGGGCGAGGATCAGGGAAACGTATGAAGGGTAA
- a CDS encoding V-type ATP synthase subunit E — MEGKAAMISRILEDAEKKASEMRAAAEAEQATRISAAQKWAEELLTSSRKALADEADATVERRETVARLDGRKKVLGAKRELIDEVFARALEKAQNFPKARYAEIVSRLLEENAEEGDTVVLSRFAPLSQSETEALPVFRARKLRFGGADGAFAGGLFLSNETCDKDLSFEALIAADRVSLESDVVEILFSDGRKTE; from the coding sequence ATGGAAGGAAAAGCGGCCATGATCTCCCGCATCCTCGAAGATGCGGAGAAAAAAGCGAGTGAAATGCGCGCGGCGGCGGAGGCGGAACAGGCAACGCGGATCAGCGCCGCGCAGAAATGGGCGGAAGAACTTTTGACGTCTTCCCGCAAAGCGCTCGCGGACGAGGCGGACGCAACCGTGGAGCGACGGGAAACCGTCGCGCGGCTGGACGGACGCAAAAAGGTGCTCGGCGCCAAGCGAGAACTTATCGACGAGGTATTCGCCCGCGCGCTTGAAAAGGCGCAAAATTTCCCCAAGGCGCGCTACGCCGAGATCGTATCCCGCCTTTTGGAAGAGAACGCCGAGGAGGGCGATACCGTCGTATTGTCCCGTTTCGCGCCGCTCAGTCAAAGCGAAACCGAGGCGTTGCCCGTCTTTCGCGCGCGCAAACTGCGTTTCGGCGGCGCAGACGGCGCATTCGCGGGCGGACTGTTTCTTTCCAACGAAACGTGCGATAAGGATCTTTCTTTCGAGGCGCTCATCGCCGCCGACCGCGTTTCGCTGGAATCCGACGTCGTGGAAATTTTATTTTCCGACGGGCGCAAAACGGAGTAA
- a CDS encoding V-type ATP synthase subunit K has translation MSGEAIAILGLAICAGLCGVGSAVGLYKTGSAAAGVLAEDAKKFSKVMILVLLPATQGIYGFVMALVGQGAVTAGMSVGSGWLVFASVMPLAITGLVSAIFQGKAATSCIYAVAKDEKLSGKLIMFPAMVETYAIFGLVISLLFTLAA, from the coding sequence ATGAGCGGTGAAGCGATTGCAATTTTAGGATTGGCGATCTGCGCGGGGCTGTGCGGCGTAGGTTCCGCCGTCGGCCTGTACAAGACGGGCAGCGCGGCTGCGGGCGTGCTCGCGGAGGACGCGAAAAAGTTCAGCAAGGTGATGATCCTTGTCCTTTTGCCCGCGACGCAGGGCATCTACGGCTTTGTCATGGCGCTGGTCGGACAGGGCGCTGTGACTGCGGGCATGAGCGTCGGAAGCGGCTGGCTGGTATTCGCGTCCGTCATGCCTTTGGCGATTACGGGGCTCGTTTCCGCGATCTTTCAGGGCAAAGCGGCGACCAGTTGTATCTATGCGGTGGCGAAGGACGAAAAACTGTCGGGTAAACTGATCATGTTCCCCGCGATGGTCGAAACTTACGCCATTTTCGGGTTGGTCATCTCGCTTCTCTTTACGTTGGCGGCATAA